The proteins below are encoded in one region of Verrucomicrobia bacterium CG1_02_43_26:
- a CDS encoding addiction module antidote protein, HigA family gives MKRQPTHPGKIIKEDYLKPLSLTINELASILGISRKTLSKIINERSAVTPNMALRLSRAFDTTPDFWLNLQKNYDLWQAEHASNEWQRVKPLSSQLLHSRI, from the coding sequence GTGAAAAGACAACCAACGCATCCTGGTAAGATTATAAAAGAAGATTATTTAAAACCTTTATCCCTAACCATAAACGAGTTAGCATCGATTCTTGGTATCTCAAGAAAGACATTATCAAAGATTATAAATGAAAGAAGTGCTGTTACTCCGAATATGGCACTTCGTTTATCTCGCGCGTTTGATACGACCCCTGATTTTTGGCTTAATCTGCAAAAGAATTATGATTTATGGCAGGCCGAGCATGCATCAAATGAGTGGCAGAGGGTGAAACCGCTCTCTTCTCAATTACTTCACTCACGTATATAG
- a CDS encoding plasmid stabilization protein, which yields MKYSFHPDAKKELLEVTDYFEECRFDLGREFAKEVYSTIQRIISFPLAWSGFSKNTRRCLTNRFPFAVVYQVVDDEIIIIAIMQLNRKPGYWKKRIK from the coding sequence ATGAAATACTCCTTTCACCCCGACGCAAAGAAAGAGCTCTTAGAGGTGACCGATTACTTTGAAGAATGTCGTTTCGATCTTGGCCGGGAATTTGCAAAAGAAGTTTACTCGACAATTCAAAGAATAATTAGTTTCCCTTTGGCTTGGTCCGGTTTTTCGAAAAACACGAGGCGCTGCCTAACAAACCGATTCCCTTTTGCGGTAGTCTATCAAGTCGTCGATGATGAAATTATAATTATCGCGATTATGCAGCTAAACAGAAAACCTGGCTATTGGAAAAAAAGGATAAAATAA